From Zea mays cultivar B73 chromosome 3, Zm-B73-REFERENCE-NAM-5.0, whole genome shotgun sequence:
AAGGCCACCATTGTCTGGCTCCATGGACTTGGGGACAATGGAGCCAGGTATAGAACCCGCCTGCTCAACTCACCTGTACTTCTGAATGGTATGCTGGTGGAGTTTGGTGTGCTTAGATTATAGATGATGAAGTAATGGACAGTATGTCAATAAGCTCGGTACCTTCTCCAGATGTTATGAACTAACTGTACACTGTGGTAGGCTGGATTGTTGCTTCCTCGAACGATAGTCATGTCCTGTATTATATAATTCGAAGCTACTGTCATTAATGATGTATTTGTGTTACATTGCAGCTGGTCTCAACTACTGGAAACTCTTCCCCTTCCTAATGTAAGTTAGGACATAGATTCGAAATATGCAATGTTTTAATTTCTTATGGTggtttaggccctgtttggaatcTCTAGAAGTAATAGTTAGCTACTAAAAATTATTTGTTGGGTTCCAAACACCCTCAGCTAATACCACAACTAATTGTTAGCTATGAGATAGCTAACAATTAGTTCATTAGCTGACTCTAACCCAGCTGATAATTTATTAGCTAGCTAGCTATTAGCTCTAGGGGTTCCAAACAGGGGCTTAAAGCTTAATCTCACACCTTGTTGCTCAAATCCAATACGATATTTCTTCCTGTATATCTTTGCTGTGCTCAGATAAAATGGATATGCCCCACTGCACCTTCAAGACCCGTGTCAGTGTTTGGCGGGTTCCCCTCCACAGCATGTAGGTTTATTGTTATCTACATGTTTCTCCCTGCTTCTTGAGAATGTTTCAGATCCTTTCATCATTATCTGTCTTATACGTATTGCATGTTTACTGCTGTGCCCTTTATGGATTTGCAGGGTTTGATGTTGCTGATCTTTCTGAGGATGCTCCTGATGACATTGAGGGAATCGATGCCTCAGCAGCACATGTTGCGAATTTGTTGTCAACTGAACCTGCTGACAGTATGGTTCTCATCCCCCTGTCCCTTGTTCGATGAGATAACTTGGTTGTTAGTTTATTTTCTTCAGCCCAACTTATCAAGACTGTTCATATTGCCTTTGTTGTTATTTTTGGTACCCGTTGTTCCATTATGGGGCATGCTTCTTAAACATGTTCTATACACTTTGTGAGCTTTTTTTCCTTCTAAAGAGCATGTGCGTGCTCTTAGAAACAGACTATTCTAACATGTTAATTTGGTGACTCAAAAAAATAGAACCCTACTAGATCTTTATCATGAAcattgaagtatattgataatctTTGGTGGTCCAATAATCGCAGTCAAACTTGGTGTTGGCGGCTTTAGTATGGGTGCTGCTACTGCTCTGTACTCTGCAACTTGCTTTGCCCATGGAAAATATGGGAATGGCAAACCATTCCCTGTGAACCTAAGTCTTGCCGTTGGTCTTAGTGGCTGGCTTCCATGTGCCAGGTTTGTCCTGTTCCTATGATATTGTGTGGTATGCTTTCATGAAACTGCTTGGATTTTGTTGATGTACATGATTTCTGGTCATCCAGGACCTTGAAGAACAGAATTGAAGCCTCACCAGAGTGTGCACAAAAGGCTTCATCAATACCTCTTTTGCTCTGTCATGGAAAAGGTGCTTATCTATTGTGTATCTTAAcatgccaaatttctatcatagtTCCATGCTTGGCTTGATAAGCATCTTTATATGTTGGGAGGGTTCTAAGTTCTAACATTCCGCCTGGAGACAGTATGGGGTTTATACACGACCATTGTAAAGGCGTAATATATCATGGTAAACCAAGTTTTGAATATGCATGCATTACTATCCACTGAGAAAAAGCTAATGAGTCCATCTTGCTTGTAACACTTCATATCAACACTAGTCCTGTGCATGAACCATATCATATCGCAGTGCAAACTACTAGATCTGGCTAGCCTAGAACACCATCCATGATCCATTAGAAATCAAGCTGTTGTGTTTCTGCTGATGGTAGTAACCTCTCTAGTGCAACTGTGCAAAGCAGGAATGACCACACATGTTTCTAAAAAATGTAGGATGGTAACGAGTAAAGACATTACGTTTTTTCTGTAGCAGATTTAGTGGTTCTTCagaatgtttgggttgtttttatGCAGCTTGCTTGAAATTCACAGAGTTCTGCCTTGTTTATACTTCTTGTGCCCATCAGGAAACTTGTCACTTTTTTCTCTGTATATGTTAGAGCTAACAGGATCACAATATTTCCTTCATGTCTTGAAAATGATACAAGTTGCTTTCATGATGCATAAGGAAAACATTATTTTTGACACATCGTAAAAAGTTCTTTCTGATGATCCATAAAAAACAAATTACCACCTTCGGTAATTTATGTTTCATTTCCATTTTATGCAGCTGATGATGTAGTTGCCTACAAGCACGGGGAGAGATCTGCTGGTGCCTTGAAGGCAAATGGCTTTTCCAATGTGCTCTTCAAGGCATACAATAGGTTTTATATCTCACCTATCCAACTACGCTTCACTTGAGTTGCAAATTTTCTATATTTCTTTTCTCATGATGATTGCTCTCCTACTTGAAGTCTTGGGCACTACACTGTTCCAGAGGAGATGGATGAAGTTTGCAAATGGATCACAGCAAATTTGGGGCTTGGCACTAAGTCATCTTGATTGGAATTTGATGCGAGAAAGACTCGCAGGGACGGTGTCCAAATAATACCGGTATCTTTTCCAGGAGGTATATGGTTTAATAGCAAATTTGGGCTTGGGTATACGGCCATGTTCTAGCTTTTCTTAACGCAGACGTGTCTGCGAATGATGTATGCTTATAATATCTATATTTTGGTCTACGTCGATTTGGTTGTGGCACGGATAATGTTTGTTTCAAATATTCTGCTCTGCGAATTGGAATTGTGATGTTTTGCTTTCTCCGCGTGTCTGGTTTGCCTTGTGTCAGAATCATTTTGTTTGTTTATTGTATAATATTGTCGCTACTCCCGTGCCGTTACGGTTGCATGTGAGCTCTGGTGGAACAAAGCAGTACATCTGTTCGGGTAGGACAAAGCAAACAGTGAAACAGAATCGCTGTCAAAAAAAAAGAACGAACGATAGAGCGTACAAACATGCCACGTACTAATTACATGTTTCAACAGCATCTGTTGAGTTAAAAAAACAGCTTTTAAGCATTAAACATCAAGCTGAGGCAGACAGGCAGCAAGATGCCTAAAAGAACCAGTGCCAACATTGGCATTTATTTATCAAGAAAAGAACTTTGTTGCTCCTGCTGTTGGGCCTGGCATAGATCTTCCATCACAACTGGCAAGAACAAAAGAAAACAGAGAACACATTCAAATCCGAAGCCACATAACGATAACGCAAGATCACCTAAAAATCTTCTGAGAAAGAACAACCACTCAGAAGCTTGCACAGCTACTTGATTCATGAGGAACCACTTTGTTCGCCTTTTTGTGCAATATCGCCAAGCAGTTCCTTCAGTTCACCCTTCTGAAGAGTTGTCAAGAGAAATTCAGTGTTAGTTCAGTAATCAGTATGGATCATACAGTACCTAACCAGTGACGATGGGTTCACTTGCCTGGTGCATGGCGAGTATGATATCAGATCCCCAACAAACTCTCCTTTAATATTTATTTATGGAAACGTAGGCCAGTTACTGCACAAATAAAAAAAGTAAATATTGAAACTTATAAATTGTAAGCATTAGCTGAATCTGGCATAAGCAGCAGATGTATTGTTGTCTCTGTACCGTGGGGGCGGTCTTTCCTCTACCGGCTCAGAGATGTATTGTTGTCTCCATACTtactttttgtttggtttgtacaGGAGACCAAGAAAGAAGTGAAGCATATAATAAGGTTGAAGAAACTCTTGGTAGGGAAGATGTGGTGTGGATCTCAGCTCATCGATTCGTACATTAAACAGTGTAGATAGAAGATGCGTAGGTTTGCCGAAGATCTAGGCTGTAATAGCTCGATGCGTATTGAGTGGAGGAAAAAGAAGGCGGCTGAGGAGAAGAGAGCACCGGAGGCTAGGGAAATGGAGGCAGCTAGAGCCAAGGAGTAGATGTTGAGCAATCTTGTCGATCATGATCATCTGTGTGCCAGGGAGCGAGACAAAAACATGTTGTCTTTGCTCCTAGATTGTATTTGTGGTATTGTTGCTAACTACTTGTCTTCATTCACTTGCAGAGATTGGGTGCACCGAAAAGTCTTGATCGACATCTTCTCGACGGTCGAGCAAAGGAGCGTCACCAGGAGATGCATTGGCTAATTCTGCATAAAACCCTCCAAGGAGTGAATATCCATGTCGGACTGGATCAATGGACAACTTCCACACGACCAAATCCAAACATTAAACTCGTTCTTCATCACAATTTTGACAAACTTCTCCCACGAATTCAATTTCAATAATCAATTAAAATGGTACGTGACTAACCTCATCTACTAATGCCTAACTAAACCCTAACCTGATCTACTAATCTACTAATGCCTAACTAATTGTTAACTAATAAACTATATACTAACTAATTACTAACCAGATCTAAGTGAGTTACGTGATCTATGACTATGATACGAAAAAGGGGTTATACATAAGGTCGCGGTGGAGTTAGGCTAGCGCCACGATGGCGGTGGAGTCGGACGGTCTCCTCTCTGGAAAAAAAATGAACATAGTACTCTCGATAAAAAAAATCGATAGCACCTCACTATACGATGAGGTTTCTAAAACCTGTAAAAAACGAAGACATGTATATTCACTAACCGAACTAAAGTGGTATGCAACTAACTAGATATACTAACAACTAAATAGCTAGCTACATCACTAACCAAACTAAATAACAAAATTACAAAGTAATTTACACGCACACTAACTAGCAAGTTTCCTAACTAAATAATGTTCCTAACTAAATTACTCAATaaatgtaacacccggttttaaggaacaaagccgggtgcatctcatacatgcgccaaagaagacaacatatataataacagagtgtatagagataaatgtcataaaacatcagagtatttattacatagcggaagacttattacaaagtaaaagaataaatgtaaaacgaactaaggatcgtcggcgccaatgtcgactgagaaacaccacctagatcaagtcgaatgcctcagtgttaggcggctcctcttcgaccacctgttcttctcctgtggggggggtgtgacagcaagagtgagctcacatacgttcatagctcaacaagtcgtggggaataatgtggcatgaactcactaaaggtgggagttcatgaagtgtaagactaatcaatgaaataaaggctgaagctgagcattgcttttataagttggtcaaaattttattagcaattactaagtgtaagtaaataccaaaccttaataataataaagaaaagtaatagtaaaataatcccaaatgcgatgcaaatgtcaaattaaatttaagttccataattaatcatgtgagggtccgagccgctcatgaccgtgagcacggctagtatactagttttacactctgcagaggttgcgcatctttacccacaagtcatgttactcatctgccaagagacggccaatcacatacacctctaccgaggaggcgaggcagggtaacactacgaggcctttacaaagttccactagcttcagaaaacacgctacagtttataggaagctccaatgcagggttcttgcctgaccgccatcgcagcaaaatcaaccaaggacctccctacactgaccactcccctactgcccttgcccctttcgggtaaggtagacctccactagttttcctagttaatcagtcaagggcgtcccattaaacccttgtggtagcactgttttcccgggtggtcgctccatgttcccattaatttaatgatcttaacatgaacagtattaataacaagataataacagaataatcatgaatagtgtatctccatacccaatccacataaagcaatagcaagtactacccaaaaatatttcagtggtgaacaaggtataaagataaccaaaactggggtaacctaaaggatcccatcaaaattaacctatgcagatcattaaaattaataagaacatgactgggaaaagtaagtgatcaaggacacaacttgccttcaatgagctcctgctcagctatctctacttgttgaacctcagattccacagtggcttgctcgtctactcgcatcaacacaatacatacatagtatagcataaattaacatcacatcaaacatgcaaataaaatatacagtgaaaatctacacattaaaataagatcattagAACTGGAATCAATAAATTTggggttatagatttcaagttaagaatttcctaagatttaatgtgcttgaaataggattaaatgataaataaattttctaactgttttcatgtcaaaacagagacactaaatggtagagaataaaattacaaaattttagaaattggaatggttcgatttggagctaaaatgaattttctatgcattttacaagtttctagaattgtttttgtattaaaaatggatttctataattatttctctgtttttaatctcctctggactgggcctaaATTCCTAGAAAATACAGGGTTCTCGGTGTAAGATTTCTAAGACACAGATGACCCACCAGGTGGATTGCGGGTTGAATCCGCAAGAACCCGGGGTCTCTTATGTAaatgatgtggacgaaggggtaCGGCGGTATCTGGGTCGCACGATTGCAAATGAACGGTGCGGATTAGGTCCAGATTAACTTCGAACCGGCACCGCATCGAGGCCGTCAGATATGGGAATCACGGTTCGGATTTAATGACATGAAGGGATACGCCAGATTTGATCTAGGCCATTCCCTGCACGATCGACGGTTGAGGGCCAACTTTCCCCTAGATCTAATCTAAGCCGTCGAGTACGCGATCAATGGTCACGATCTCACAAGCGAAAAGGGGTATGCAGGGGTGATCCTGGCCCCTGATCCATAAATCCATGGCTCAAAACCTCACACGCCTGCATCTAATCCCAACCGCATGATGGATATCCAACGGCCCCACGCATCATCTTCTTCTCCCATGACGGGCCGGCCACGGCGGCACCCGAGTGCCCAAGGCGGAGGTTCGCCGGCGTGGGCTCTGCTCGTACCGTCCGACGCCCAATCCTGAATCAACCTAGTGCTAAACG
This genomic window contains:
- the LOC100283662 gene encoding acyl-protein thioesterase 2 isoform X1; translated protein: MSFGGSSSLASGAKRPFEYGRTHVVRPKGTHKATIVWLHGLGDNGASWSQLLETLPLPNIKWICPTAPSRPVSVFGGFPSTAWFDVADLSEDAPDDIEGIDASAAHVANLLSTEPADIKLGVGGFSMGAATALYSATCFAHGKYGNGKPFPVNLSLAVGLSGWLPCARTLKNRIEASPECAQKASSIPLLLCHGKADDVVAYKHGERSAGALKANGFSNVLFKAYNSLGHYTVPEEMDEVCKWITANLGLGTKSS